Within the Achromobacter spanius genome, the region CCGCGCCAGCGTCCCCACCGCCGGCACGCCCGCCACGGGTGGCACCGTCTACCTGACCACGGCCGATGCCAACGGCACCATGGTGTCGTTCATCCAATCCAACTACCACGGCTTCGGCTCAGGCGTCGTGGTGCCGGGCACCGGTATCAGCCTGCACAACCGCGGCCTGAACTTCGTACTGACGCCGGGCCATGCCAACCAGGTGGCCCCGCGCAAGAAGCCCATGCATACGATCATTCCGGCGTTCGTCACGCGCGGTGGCCAGCCCTTGATGTCGTTCGGCGTGATGGGCGGGTCCATGCAGGCGCAAGGGCATCTGCAGATGGTCACGCGCCTGGCCGCCTTCGGCCAGAATCCGCAGGCCATGAGCGATGCGCCCCGCTTCCGTGTGGAGAAGGGCCCGGTGGTGAATGTGGAATCGCACCTGCCGGACGACGTGGTGCAAACGCTGCGCGACCGTGGCCACAACGTGGCCGTGGCGCCCGCCGACAGCCTGGAATTTGGCTCGGCGCAATTGATATGCCGCCTGCCCCAGGGTGGGTACGTGGCGGCATCGGATTCACGGCGCGACGGTCAGGCCGTGGGGTTTTAAGTCGGGGAGTTCAGGCCAGACTCCAGGCGGTCTTGTCCGGCCGCTGAAGCGCCGGGAAACCGCCTTCGCCCAATTGGCTTTGCACCGCGTCGGCGCCGTACTTGATCAAGTCGGCGTCGCGTTCGATGCCCAGTTTTCTCATGGCGCTGCGCTTCTGCGAGCTGACCGTCTGGACGCTGCGGTGCGACATCTGGGATATTTCGGTCACTGTGGCGCCCGCACAGAACAAGCGCACGATTTCGGCTTCGCGCTTGGTCAGCCGGCCACGCCCCAGCACGAACGCCTGGTTGACGATCATGTCCTTGATGGTGGGCGAGTAATAGGTTTTGCCCTGGTACATGGCGTGCACGGCGTTGATGATGTGGCTGGTTGAATCCGACTTGCTGAGCACGCAAAGGTTTTCGTAAGCCAGCAACGCGCGGATCAGCGTGGGGTTGTCGATCATGGTCAACACCGCGACGCGCAGCGCGGGATACCGCCGCCGCAACAGCGCGATCAGGCCCAGGCCGTCTCCGTATTTGCCGCCAGGCATGGTGTAGTCGGACACCACGACGTCGCAGTGTTGTGTTTCCAGCCGCGCGACCAAGTCAGTGGAGTTCTCCGCGCATCCGATCACATCGATGGCGGGGTCCAGCCCTAGTTCATAGCTGACCCCAAGCGCCACGGCGGGGTGGTCGTCCGCGACGATCACGCGAATGTATCGTGATGACATTGTTGCATTTCCCTCTTCCAGATCGGGACCCACCGGGCAACATATTCCCTCGCACGCCGGAGGCTGCGCCCGGTGCAAGCAAGTTATTTTGTTCATCGGTTGGGTTGCATGGGCGTTTCGCCATTGTGAAGCCGCTATATCGATAGACCGATATAGTGCTGCGCCAAGGTCAATAAGAGAATAGGAATAATACGAAAGTACCCCATGTGCCACTTTCCCGCGCAGGAGTCAGACGTAACCCCATCACGCCCCGCCTGCTTTCGCGACTATCGTCAAGGTACGCATACCCGCAACAGGCCATATCAGCAAGCCCATGAAGAAAAAAGACCGCGACGAAACCGCTTATTGCGCCCCCTCGCGCAGCGCTTTCCTCAGTGATGACGAAGCCCCCGCACTTGCCGCTCTCAACACCCCGACTCTGCGACACGAACACCGCACACGCACCGTCACCGAGTTGACCGGCGCCGATCCAGCACGCATCCGTACCTTGGCCAACGCCTTCATCCAGGCCAATGACCTTGACCTGCAACGCCTGCGACTGCTTCATGCCCGCGACGACCGTGCCGCCCTGCGCCACTTGGCACACCGCATCAAGGGAGCGGCCCAGATGACGGGCGACACGCAATTGAGCAGGCTTTGCTCGGTGTTGAGCGGCGCCTGCATGAACCCTGACGACCATGACTTGTCGCTGGACGCCATCGTGGCGCAGCTAGACCTGGCGCTGCAAGAATTCGCCGATTCCTGCCAGCAAATGGCCGACGACGTGATTTCGCGCTAGCAGCGTTGGCGCCCCTGCCATGCCCACGCGCCGCGACGATGCGGGATTCGTAATCGTCATATAGGGCTTTCATAGTCCTCATAGAGCTTGTCCCCCTCGCGCTCCGTATAGTCGTTCGATTGCCCCGTGACCGGCCAGAAGCCAGTGCCTGCGCCAGTAGGGTCGGGCAACCACACACCGGCAACTTCGAATGATAAGAATGAATACGCGGCAACCTGATACGCGAGGGTGCTTGGCGGCGCATGCCGTTTCTCGTTTCTTTTTTGCTCACCGATTCGCACCCCGATTCGCACCCCGATTCGCTCACCAAACGGCTCACCGCCTTTCCGTTTGCGTGCTCTTGCTTTGCGCTCAGCCTGCCTGGGCGCAAATCCCTAACGCGGGCCGCCCTGACGTGGGCCGCCCCAACGCTGGCCGCACCCTCCGCGACCTGGAGGCCACAATCCCCACGCCGCCCCCCGCGTCAGAGGCGCCTGCGCTGAATGTTCCCGCCCAACGCGCCCCTGCGGACACCGCCGAAACCGAAGCCGCCAAAAACAGCCGGGTCTTGGTCAACGGCTTCCTGCTGGACGGCAACCACGCTTACGACGAAGCCACGCTACAGGCCCTGTTGGCCGATCTGCTCGGGTCGGAACAAGACCTGAACGGCTTGCGCGCCGCCGCGCAACGGCTCTCGGCACACTATCGGCATGACGGCTACCTGCTGGCGCGCGCATACCTGCCCGCGCAGGAAATCCAGGGCGGCCTGGTTCGCATCCGCATCGTGGAAGGAGCCTACGGCAAGGTCCTGCTGAACAACACATCGCGCGCGCGCGATGGCGTGCTTGCGCCCCTGCTTGATCCCTTGCACCCAGGTGATGCAGTACACGGCCGTAGCCTGGACCAGGCGCTGCTGCTGCTGAACGACTTGCCCGGCGTGGTCGCGACCGGTACGTTACGGGCGGGCGCCGAGCCTGGCACAACCGACCTTGTCGTCAACGCCGAACCCGGCCCCTGGATTGCCGGCAGCATCGACGCCGACAACTTTGGCGGCGCCTACACGGGCGAATACCGCCTTAGCGTGGCGGCCAGCCTCAACAGCCCCTTGGCCTTGGGCGACCAGTTCGACGCGCGCCTGCTGTCCAGCGACCGCGAACAGCGCTATTACCAATTGGACTACCAGCTTCCCCTAGGCCCATGGTCGACCCGCGTCGGCGTGGGTGCGTCCAACATGCGCTATGAACTGGGCCGCGAGTTTGCCGTGCTGCAAGCCCACGGCAGCGCGCAGACCTCACAGCTTTATGTACGGCAAAGCCTGCTGCGCGGCCGCGACGTCAATGTCCAGGCCTTGGTGCAATACGAACACAAGCGCCTGCGAGATAGCTACGACTACTTCGACCTGACCCGCGCCCATCGCATCGGCCTATGGACCGCCGCGATCAACGCCAGCGTCCGCGATTCGCTATGGGGCGGCGCCAGCAATGGGGTTTACCTTGGCGTATCACACGGCAAGCTGCGCTTTGGCGACGAGACGCAGCGGCGTGACGACCAGCTTGCCAAACATGCAGCCGGCGGCTTCGGCGTGGTCAACCTCAGCGCAAGCCGCCTGCAACGCGTGGCCGGCCCCGTGCAGTTATACGGACGGGTGCGCTCGCAGTGGGCCAGCAAGAATCTGGACAGCGCTGAGAAATTCAGCCTGGGTGGCCCCTATGGCGTGCGCGCCTACGCATCGGGCACCGCCAGCGGCGACGAAGGCTGGCAAGCCACCGGCGAACTACGTTACCTGCCGCTGCCCGGCCTGCAGTTCTCCGCCTTCTTCGATACGGGCTCCGTGCAGGTGAACAAGCGCGCCTGGACATCCGAACGCAACCACCAATGCTTAAGCGCATTCGGCGTGGGCATCGCGCATGGCGGTGCCCAGCACGCGGTCAACGTCAGCGCCGCCTGGCCCTTGCGTCAAGGCAACGAGGCCGCGAAAAACGACCGGCAACCCCTGTTCTGGGTGCAAGCCACCCGCTACTTCTGAGTCTTACCCACCCGCTGCGCCCACGCACGGCAAGCGTGCGGGCGCGGCAATTTCCCAGGAGGAAAACATGAACAAGACTTTTGCATTGGTTTGGAGCGAAGCACGGGGGGCTGGGTTGCCGCCAGTGAATGCGCGCGCCGGCGTGGAAAATCGTCGGGGGGGGTGCGGATGTCTGTTGTTGCGCTGGCGTTGATGGGAGTTGTTGGCGTGGCCGGTGCACAAGACCTTCCGAAGGACGGGGTGATCAAGCATGGAACCGGTGATATCGCTATCGACGCGAACAAGAACACCATGCGGGTCAACCAGAAGACGGACAAGCTGATCATCGACTGGCAACGGTTTGACGTTGGGGCGGGTAAGCAGGTGGTCTTCGATCAACCTGGGCGATCTTCGGCAGTGCTCAATAAAGTGCTAGGCAACGGCTTCAGCAACATTCAAGGAAACATTAACGCCAACGGACGTGTGTTTCTGGTCAATCCCAACGGCATTTCTTTTGGCGCGTCTTCGCGGGTAAGTGTGGGCAGCCTGGTAGTAGCGGCCAGCGATCTGGCTCATGATGATTTTCTCAAGGGAGGGCCGATGCGCTTCGTCAGTTCCAAACGAAACCGCATCTCCAATGCCGGCGAAATCGAGGCGCAAAGCGGCGGCAGCGTGATACTGATGGGCAAATCCATCGTCAACTTCGGTTCGATTCAGGCGAACCAGGGCGAGATCGCGCTGGCGGCGGGCGACGTCTTCACCCTGGCTCTCGACGGCGATTCGATACTGAGCCTGCAAATTGATCAGGCTGCATTGAACGCCGAGCTGCACAACATCGGCACGCTCACAGCCAATGGTGGCCAAGTGCATTTAACCGCTCGAGATCGCGCCGACATTCCCTCGCTAGTCGTCAATAACGATGGCCTGATCGAAGCAAATTCACTCGACGGAACACGCGGATCCATCGTTCTGGATGGAGGTGAGTCTGGAAACGTCAACGTCGGCGGAGTACTTTCCGCCAACGGTGGCGCGACGATGGCCGGCGGTACGGTGTCGGTGAAGGGCAACGCCATAGTCATCCAGCCTGGTGTTGAAGTCGACACCCGGGGTGCATCCGGGCAGACCGGCATGTGGTCGATCTCCGCCAACAATATGAGCGTCGCCTCGGCAGCCAAGCGAGGCAGTGCCGCGCTCAGCGCGAATACTGTGGTCAAGAGCCTGGCGACGACCAACATCTCGTTGATCAGCGCAAGCGGCGACGTGATCATCGACGCCCCACTTGAATGGGATGGCGCTAACTCGCTGACCTTGCAAGCCGCGCGGCATCTGGACATCAACGCCCCGCTGACCGCCCGTGGAAACGGCGCGGGCATCACCGCGAAATCGCTGGATGGCGACCTGCGCATCAATGCCAACATGACGCTGGGCGGCGACAACGCGGCGCTGGCCTTTCTTTCGAAGTCCAACTTCGCTCTGCGCAAGGGCGTGTCCATTGCGCTGACCGGCAAGGGCAGCAGCTACGAAACCCGCGAAGGCCGCTACACCGTCATCAACCAGGCCAGCGAATGGGAAACCATGAACAATGACTTGAGCGGCCGCTACGCGCTGGGCAAGAGCATTGAGGCTGGCGGACGGGTCTCCCCCATCGGTAACGACCACGAGGCGTTCACCGGTGAATTCGAAGGCTTCGGCCACACCTTGAGCAAATTCGAGGTCAACGGCGGCAACCATGCAGGCCTTTTCGCACAGTCCTCCGGCCACATCCGAAACCTGAACCTGGAAGACATTTCGGTGACCACCGCGCGCGACGCACAATCGCCCGACAAGGCCGCTGGTGCACTGGTGGGCACCCATTCAGGAACCATCGCCAACGTGCACGCAGTGGGGGTACGCATGACCGACCTGGGCGCAGGTCGAGGTGCGGTCGGCGGTTTGGTGGGCCGTGGCAACGGCGGGTTGATCGAACACGTGAGCGTTACCGGATCCACGCTGCAAGCGAAGGGAGGGCGCGTGGGCGGCCTGATCGGCGACAACAACGGCGGCTACATCAACGACTCCCGCGCGGATGTCGCCGTGCAGGTCTCGGGCAACGTCCATGCCGGCGGATTCGCCGGGTATCACGGCGCGGGCGGCACCTTGTACAACGTGCAAGCCCGGGGGGCCGTCACGCACAGCGGCGATTCCGGCAACGGCCACTTCGGCGGCCTGGTCGGCGCGAACGAAGCCACCATTGCCGAGTCCGCCGCGTTCGGGCGGGTCCAGGTGAACGGCGGATCGGCCTTTTCCGTGGGCGGCTTGGCCGGTTACAACGGCGGGGTCATCGAGAAGGTCGCCGCAAGCGGTCACGTCAGCGGCGGCGACCACAGTGCTGTGGGCGGACTGGTGGGCTACAACAACGGCATGCTTACCAACGCCGAAGCCAAAGGCAACGTCGCCGGCAAAGACCGAGCTAACGTGGGCGGCCTGGCGGGCGTGAATCGCGGCATGATCCGTCAAGGCGTGGCGCGCGGCACCGTCCGAGGGGAAACCCATAGCCGGATAGGCGGCCTGGTTGGCACCAACCTGGTCGGCGGCGAAGTCCTGGGCGGCACCGCCCATGGCAACGTCAGTGGCGGCCTGTTCGTGACCATGGGTGGGCTGGTGGGCGTGAATGAAGGGCTGATCCATCAATCGCATGCACGCAATACCGTCAACTACTGGTGGGGGCAGTGGTTGCTGCAAACGCGCGGCGCGGTGGTGGGCCACAACACCGGGACCGTCTGGTAAGGCGCGTTGAGGCCATGACAAAAGGCGGCGCATTCCGAGAGGATTGCGCCGCCTTTGCGTGACAAGTTCGATGCGGGGTGCGCGCGGCAAGACTCTGGAGAATTCGGGCTCAGGGAAACTCGAAGGTGAATTCCGCCGCGGCGTTGGCCTCGCCGCTTTCCACGTCTTGCCGGTTGCGTGCTGTGCGGATATAGCGTGCAGCCAAGGACAACTGCGCACCGTCACCCTGTGTCGTCATCACGTACTCGGGGCCATACGCGCCGCCAACGGGGCCGAATCGTATACGCCGGTCTTGGCTATCAGTGACGATGACGCCGAATCCTTGAGCGGGCTTCTTGCCATTGGCAGTCGTGTCGTACAAGGCCAGGACCGAATCCGTGCCCGCCACCAAGCCGCTCTTGGCCCTGAACTTGACCTGTGGCCGCGCAAACGCGCTGCATTGGTTCAAGCTGATCTGAAACGGCTTGGGCGCCGACACCGAACCTTCGGCGGGAAAGTCGGCGATGAAGGCGGGCAGCATTTCCACCTGAACGTCTTGATGCGCGCCGGCTTCGCAAGCGTGAAAGATGTCAATGGTATCCCCAGTATGGCCACCCATATTGAAAACCTGGTCGCCCATGTATTTTTCGGTCAGCGCGCAGATCTTGGCGGGCGGTACCGTGGGGGGGTAACCCTGCCAGGACGGCATGTCACTCAGCGCCCCTCGCACGGCATATCCTTCCTCCGCCGTGAAAAACGTAAGAACGAGTCCGACGCCGGGCGCCACCCCGGTCACTTTCATACGGCGTGGCAAGTGCTCGGGCCGAACCAGCAGCACCAACTGCTGTACATACTCGAACTCAGCTGCGTGTGCCTGATGATCACGTTCTGCCACGATGTCGACGACGTCCATCACCAAGGGCACATAGACAGGCGCCTCCAGTTCCCGCAACTTGAAGAGCAAGCCGATTCCTGGGACATTGGTCTTGGCGGCTTGGCCGGCCATGTTGGACGCGTTGGCCCACATCGCCGTCGTGGCCACCTGGTACTTGCCTGTCGCGCCAGGCATCCTGACCAGGCGAGAGCCAATCCTCATCGGAGTGCGCTTTTCGTACAGCACCTGCCCCTTCTGTGATTGCGCTGTCAATGGTTCTACGGGTTCCCATCCGCTAGATAGCCCACCGCTGAAATTGGTGCAATTAGCAGCCAACCACGCGTCCTGTTGGGCGCTTGACGCGGACTGCGGTAGCGCGCCCAGCACTACCATCACGGCTACCACCACCAGCGCCGCCCATGCACCCTGCTCCGCCGGATGGCGTAATCGTCTCTTTCCCATGTCATTCTCCGTACATGCCGGGCGGCGCTCTGGCCGTGCCGTCCGGACTGAGTGAATTCATTGCGTTCCGCGCGCATTCCCCCGGCGCAGCGCCGCCCTCGCTTCGATGATTTCGCCGTCGTCGTTCGCCGCGTAGTAACGCAACGCCGCTTCTCCCAGGCGCGGCGCGGCGCCCGCGGGCAACGAGAACCGCGTGCGAGCCAGCGGCGCGACGGTCAGGCCGGTTAGCGTGATGGGGGTGATGGGGGTGATGGGCGAACCGCCGCCCGCGCCCGCATCCGCCTCCAACTCCACCCGAGCCAACGACACAAAATACGGCGTCTCGTTATGCGCCTCGATTTCGCGGTCAGCCGCGTGATACGTCCATGCCACCTTGCCGATGGCCTCGCTGGCCGACCCCGGCAGGCCTTCGGGCCGATACAGCACTTTCATCCGCAACCGAACCGCAAGCTGCAACAAGTTTTTCTGCGACGGATCGCGCGCCGGCACTTCCAGGAAATTGATCCAGAAGACAGACTCCCGGTCTTTCGGCATGGGTTCCCCCGTGTGCCGCAACAGCAGGCTCATGCGCCCTGTGGGATCCAGCCGGAACACGGGCGGCGTCAGCAGGAATGGCACGGTTTCGCGGCTGGGGTCGGCGGTGAAATCGCCGGAATCCAGCCAGCTTTGCACCAGGATGGGATGCTGCCCGGTGTTGCCGGTGCGTAGCGTCAGCGACTTTTGCCCCGCCGGATAGATGAAGCGCGTGCCGGTCACGACCAAATCCGCCTGCACGGCGCGAACGGGCGCAATCACGCACGCCGCCACCGTCGCCAGCATCAACACCCCACGCCACCCGGCAAGCACGCGCGCGCTCATCGGAGGGACAGCGGCCCGACGCCGCCTTGCTGTGCAGGGGCTGGCTGGTCTTGAACACATTCCAATTCCAGGATGTCGTAGGCGCTGTCGCCGCGCGTGTGGCGAGCGGGCAATTCGTAGTCGATGTGACAGCTTTCGCCAAGGCCGGCTCCCCATTCGATACGCACGGTTCCTTGGTCGCTTTCCGCGCGCATGACAATGCGGCTGCCCTGCCCCACCGCGCCCACCGCGGTGCGGGTTCGCGGGTCGATGGCTTCGGCGCCGAAGGGCAAGGGCGACCCGTCGGCCAGCTTGCTAAGGATCAACACCTGACGCGCGCGCAGCGTGGGGTAGACCAGCTTGATGATGGCGCCCGCGCGGGGCGCGATATTCAACGAACTGGTCTTGAGCTCGATGTCCACGGGCAGGTCGGCGGGGTCCACGTCCACCGAGTTCAAGCGGTAGGGGCTCAGGCTGCCCACCACCGCGTAGCCGCTGCCGTCCACGCGGTTGACACCATAGCCCACGCGCATGCCCTCGGCGTCCTTGGCGTGAACCAGCGCCACGGTTTCGCCCATGGTCTGCGCCAGCGTCACCCCGCCGCCGTGCACAAGCATGGCGCCGTTTGCGCTCAGGGACGCTTGCCGATACCCCCGGCCCTGCCCCACGCTGGCCGACACCGAACCTTGCGGGAAGTTGTAGCCCACGCCCGCGTCCGCGGAATTGGCGTTGCTGCGGCCATTGTGGGCGGCCGACACCGAGTATGAGCCCGCGCCGCGATCGTCCAACGGGCCGCTGACGCTGGACGACAAGCGCGCGCCGTCACGGCTGTCACCGGTGTAGACCCCGCTCAGGCGTGGCGCGCGGGAAGTCATGTCCCGGCGACCCAGCGGGATGGCGACGCTAAGCGTCACCTGCGTGCTTTTCGCGCTGCCCCCTCCCCCCCAATAGCTACCCATGCCGGCGCTATGGACCCGTTGCAGCGCGATGGAATACGACACGTCTCTCCAGTCGTTGTTGTAGCCAACCGAGTAATTGACGTCGCTGCCGGCCCGTGACCAGTAGTTGGCGGTGGACGCCGACGCATACATGCTGCCCAGGCTTGCGCCCAGGTTCTGGCTGACGTTCAGGTCGAAGCGGCTGCGCATGCGGCCATCGCCCTGGTAGCGATAGTTGCGCGACACATTGCCCAACGCCACCGCGTCGCGCAGGCCCAGGTAGCCGCTGGTGGAATAGCGGTAAGCCAAAAGCGAAAGGTTCGTGCCACTGTTGGGCAGGTCTTTGCTGTAGGTGAGCCGGTAGCTGGCGCCGGCGCGCTTGCCTTCAAGCGGCACCTTGGCGCGGGCGGCCGTCAGGTCCGCGGCAAAGGCACCCAGGGTGGTGCTCATCGCCGCGCCCAGCAACGCTGAGCCATAGTGGTCGGTAAACGCCAGGCCACCGTAGCCGGTAATGGCATCGCCCATGCCGCGTTTGAGCGTGCCTTGCAGCACATACGGCGAGGGGCCGCGCAGACCCCGGTCAGCAGCCCGGCCGGCCGTCAGGCTGTACTGGGTCACGCCGGGCCGCAATAGTTGCACGATGGTCGCGAACGGCACGACGAAGCTGCGCGTGCTGCCGTCGGCTTCGGTCACCTGCACGTCCAGGTCGCCGCCATAGCTGGCGGCGCGCACGTCCTCGATGGCGAAGGGGCCGGGGGCAACGGTGGTTTCATAGATGAGAAACCCACGTTGATAGACAGAGACCTTGGCGTTGCTGTTGGCGGTGCCCCGGACGATGGGCGCGTAGTGGCGCAGGGTTTCGGGCAGCATGCGGTCATCGCTGGATAGCTGCACACCCCTGAACGACACGGCGTCGAACAGTTCCCCGCTGGTGGAACTTTCGCCCAGCAGCAACTGCGATTGCCACGCGGGGATGTCGGTCTGCAGGTAATAGGAACTGGCTTGGTACTGCGCGCCGCTGGTTTGCGACCAGAACGCCGAACCGGTATGGCGCAGCCGCAGCGCGCCCAGGTTCAAGCCCGCGTTGATGCCCGCATAGCCGCGCGTCATGCGCCGGCCCTGGCTTTCGGTCGTGAAGACGTTGGCGTTGTAGTTCAGACGCGCGGCGGTGATGCCGCTATCCCATTGGGAAGGGTCCACCCAGCGGTTCGACACCGCCAAGCGTTGCAGGTATTCCGGAAACGTCACGTACAAGCCAAGCTGCGCCATGTCGACGCGGATTTTTGCACCGGGCACGTAGCGCGACAGATCCTCACAGGACAGCTCGCGGGGCAAGGGTTCAACGCCTTCAGCGCGCGACACCTTGCCCAGGTCCAGCCCGCCACGTTCCAGCATGGCGGCGTTGTAGCAAGGCACGGCGCTGTCCTGGCCGGGCACGTTGCGAAATTCAATGTCGTCAACCCCGCGCCATTGCCCGTTGAAGTAGAGGTCCAGCCGGTGCATGCCCGGATCGGCAAAGTTCGCGCGTTGAAAACGGCGAGTGTCGATGGAGGGGCCACCCACTTCCTGCATCAGCATGTAGGAGTCGAAAATTGCGACCTCGTCTTGCGCCCATGCGTTGGCGGCGGCCATGGCGCACGCGGCGGCCAGCAGGCAGCTTCCGGCGCGGGCGGTCGCCCGGACACGGCGCCGCGTTCGCAAACGCGCGCAAGCGGAATGGCGAACGGAAGTCCGCGCAAGTCTAATGTTCATCAAACCGGAAAAGCTCCACCGACTAGGGCCGAGAGGAAAGCTCAATCAAGCAGGAGCTTGTTGAGGGTGCGCCGTCCGCCGAAGTCGTTGATGGCTTCGTACTGAACGGTGGATTGCGCTTCTTGCAAGCCGGCCGCATTCGAGGCCAGCGCGAAGTTCGATGTTCCAAACGGGGCCACCATGCCGTTGTCGACGGCAATGGTTCGTTTGCCCGACACCAGCCCGATACGCGCAAACGACACATGAAACGGCGTGGGGTTGGTGACTTCAAGCTGACGTTTTCCGCCGGTGGTGCGCACCAGTTTCCACGTCAGTTTGTCGGGCGCGGTGGCCGCCTCGTCCGGTATGGATGCGGGCCGGAAGAAAATCTTGATACGTGTGTGAAATGAGAACAGCAACACGTTCACGGCGGACGGATCGCGCGGCGGCGTTTCAACGACGTTCAAATAAAAAAGGCTTTCCCGGTCAGAGGGAAGCGGCTCTTTGGTGTAGGTGATGCGAATATTGGACGCGCTGTTCGGTTCAATCCGCATGACGGGCGGCGTCAACACAAACGGCACGCGGATGTCGGCGGGCAGCGCATTTTCCTTGCCGTCGTCAATCCAGTTTTGCGCAAGCACGGGCGTAGTTCCGTTGTTGCGGATGATCATGATGGAATCGCGCGCGTCGGACTTGATGACCAGACGCGTGCCTTGCAGCACCAGTGCGGCCTGGGCGGGAACCACCCAGGCGCACAGGACCAAGGCGAGCGATAGCACGTGCGCGAACGCATGACGGGCAAACGCCCCGGTGATCGTCGTCATGGCAGTGTCGCGCTTAGTTGTAGCGCAGCGTGTAAGTCACATACGAATCGCCGTCACCGAAGCCGACCGACGTGGCAGTGGGATCTTCGGGCACGTACTTCGCTGAGTAATACAGCACAGCCTGGTTGTTCTTGACCTCGGCAACTTGCGGGTCGGTGTCGGTGATGCCCAGGCGGATAGGCGCGGTGTTGACGGGAGCTTCGGTGCGATTGTTGCGGATCTGGATCTGCACGCCGGCTGCCGGCGATGCACCCACCAGCTTCAGGTTGCCAGTGACCTTGTCGACGTTCGGGTGATTGGAATGGAATTGCAGCCTTACCTTGGTGTCGTTCGCGCAATCGGCCGAGCCGTGCACCTTGATCTGGAAGTCTCTTTCAGGCGCGGAGCCGTTGACAACGTCTTCAGGCTTGACGGTGCCGAAAGAGGGCACATCGGTCACGCCGTTGGCGCCGCCCGCGCTGCCTTCAACGTCGCACGTTACGTCGTTGATCGAGCCGAAGAAATTGACGGTACCCCCCGCGGCGAAACTCGCCCCCGGGGCCAACACTGCCACTAGCAAGCCGGAGGCGGCCAGGGATGTCACGATACTGCGCTTCATGCGATTTCCTCTATTCAGGGATAAGAATGGCGATGGCACTTTCGTGCCAAGCTAAGCGTGCTCGAATGACCCGCAAAACGACTGCGTGGTGGATCATTGCGAGTCCCTGAACGATACGATTTGAGCGCGCGAAATTAACTAGGAGGAAGCTTAATTGGCGCTCTGATAAATCAGATATTTCGCGTTGAATCCGGGGCGTGGGTGCGAACTGTATTGCTGCGTTGCAAAACATGCTTTTCACGTGCCATACAGCGTTTTCAGAGAATATTGCTGCGACGCGCAAGCACCGCGACAGCCTTGCTCAACGGCGACATCCACATGTCGGATTCAGGCTACGGCCGACCCCAACGTGCGTTGGCTTGCCGACATCGATATGGCCGCGCGCGACCGGGCGCCAGGCTCATGCCTTGCTCGTGACCCGCAGCGTGGCTTACACGGCCGGTGCGCGGGCCTTTTCCGACATCCGTCCGTACGAAATCAGCATCGAAGCCAGTGCCTGAGCGGCCGGCGCCAAGGGCACGGCCGCGCGCTGCACCACGCACAGATCGGAATATGGAATCGGTTCGGCGATGTCCAGGGCCGATAACTTGTATTCGAAG harbors:
- a CDS encoding response regulator, with amino-acid sequence MSSRYIRVIVADDHPAVALGVSYELGLDPAIDVIGCAENSTDLVARLETQHCDVVVSDYTMPGGKYGDGLGLIALLRRRYPALRVAVLTMIDNPTLIRALLAYENLCVLSKSDSTSHIINAVHAMYQGKTYYSPTIKDMIVNQAFVLGRGRLTKREAEIVRLFCAGATVTEISQMSHRSVQTVSSQKRSAMRKLGIERDADLIKYGADAVQSQLGEGGFPALQRPDKTAWSLA
- a CDS encoding Hpt domain-containing protein; this translates as MKKKDRDETAYCAPSRSAFLSDDEAPALAALNTPTLRHEHRTRTVTELTGADPARIRTLANAFIQANDLDLQRLRLLHARDDRAALRHLAHRIKGAAQMTGDTQLSRLCSVLSGACMNPDDHDLSLDAIVAQLDLALQEFADSCQQMADDVISR
- a CDS encoding ShlB/FhaC/HecB family hemolysin secretion/activation protein, which gives rise to MGRPNAGRTLRDLEATIPTPPPASEAPALNVPAQRAPADTAETEAAKNSRVLVNGFLLDGNHAYDEATLQALLADLLGSEQDLNGLRAAAQRLSAHYRHDGYLLARAYLPAQEIQGGLVRIRIVEGAYGKVLLNNTSRARDGVLAPLLDPLHPGDAVHGRSLDQALLLLNDLPGVVATGTLRAGAEPGTTDLVVNAEPGPWIAGSIDADNFGGAYTGEYRLSVAASLNSPLALGDQFDARLLSSDREQRYYQLDYQLPLGPWSTRVGVGASNMRYELGREFAVLQAHGSAQTSQLYVRQSLLRGRDVNVQALVQYEHKRLRDSYDYFDLTRAHRIGLWTAAINASVRDSLWGGASNGVYLGVSHGKLRFGDETQRRDDQLAKHAAGGFGVVNLSASRLQRVAGPVQLYGRVRSQWASKNLDSAEKFSLGGPYGVRAYASGTASGDEGWQATGELRYLPLPGLQFSAFFDTGSVQVNKRAWTSERNHQCLSAFGVGIAHGGAQHAVNVSAAWPLRQGNEAAKNDRQPLFWVQATRYF
- a CDS encoding filamentous hemagglutinin N-terminal domain-containing protein: MSVVALALMGVVGVAGAQDLPKDGVIKHGTGDIAIDANKNTMRVNQKTDKLIIDWQRFDVGAGKQVVFDQPGRSSAVLNKVLGNGFSNIQGNINANGRVFLVNPNGISFGASSRVSVGSLVVAASDLAHDDFLKGGPMRFVSSKRNRISNAGEIEAQSGGSVILMGKSIVNFGSIQANQGEIALAAGDVFTLALDGDSILSLQIDQAALNAELHNIGTLTANGGQVHLTARDRADIPSLVVNNDGLIEANSLDGTRGSIVLDGGESGNVNVGGVLSANGGATMAGGTVSVKGNAIVIQPGVEVDTRGASGQTGMWSISANNMSVASAAKRGSAALSANTVVKSLATTNISLISASGDVIIDAPLEWDGANSLTLQAARHLDINAPLTARGNGAGITAKSLDGDLRINANMTLGGDNAALAFLSKSNFALRKGVSIALTGKGSSYETREGRYTVINQASEWETMNNDLSGRYALGKSIEAGGRVSPIGNDHEAFTGEFEGFGHTLSKFEVNGGNHAGLFAQSSGHIRNLNLEDISVTTARDAQSPDKAAGALVGTHSGTIANVHAVGVRMTDLGAGRGAVGGLVGRGNGGLIEHVSVTGSTLQAKGGRVGGLIGDNNGGYINDSRADVAVQVSGNVHAGGFAGYHGAGGTLYNVQARGAVTHSGDSGNGHFGGLVGANEATIAESAAFGRVQVNGGSAFSVGGLAGYNGGVIEKVAASGHVSGGDHSAVGGLVGYNNGMLTNAEAKGNVAGKDRANVGGLAGVNRGMIRQGVARGTVRGETHSRIGGLVGTNLVGGEVLGGTAHGNVSGGLFVTMGGLVGVNEGLIHQSHARNTVNYWWGQWLLQTRGAVVGHNTGTVW
- a CDS encoding fimbrial protein, which translates into the protein MRIGSRLVRMPGATGKYQVATTAMWANASNMAGQAAKTNVPGIGLLFKLRELEAPVYVPLVMDVVDIVAERDHQAHAAEFEYVQQLVLLVRPEHLPRRMKVTGVAPGVGLVLTFFTAEEGYAVRGALSDMPSWQGYPPTVPPAKICALTEKYMGDQVFNMGGHTGDTIDIFHACEAGAHQDVQVEMLPAFIADFPAEGSVSAPKPFQISLNQCSAFARPQVKFRAKSGLVAGTDSVLALYDTTANGKKPAQGFGVIVTDSQDRRIRFGPVGGAYGPEYVMTTQGDGAQLSLAARYIRTARNRQDVESGEANAAAEFTFEFP